A single region of the Buchnera aphidicola (Microlophium carnosum) genome encodes:
- the ftsZ gene encoding cell division protein FtsZ: MFEPAELSNNAIIKVIGVGGGGGNAVEHMVRERIEGVEFFAINTDAQALRKIEVGQTIQIGNNITKGLGAGANPEIGRTSAEEDKELLKSALDGSDMVFIAAGMGGGTGTGAAPVVAEIAKELSILTVAVVTKPFNFEGKKRMIVAEQGIIELSKYVDSLITIPNDKLLKVLSRGISLLDAFSAANNVLKGAVQGIAELITRPGLMNVDFADVRTVMVEMGYAMMGTGISSGENRAEEAAEIAISSPLLEDIDLSGARGVLVNITAGFDLKLDEFETVGNTIRSFASDNATVVIGTSLDPDMNDSLRVTVVATGIGMEKDLDINSTKNKSSRETLMDYRYQYLNTSPTKINKQITKKEIKNSKEKINKEPEYLDIPSFLRKRAD, translated from the coding sequence ATGTTTGAACCTGCAGAGTTGAGTAATAACGCAATAATTAAAGTCATTGGTGTCGGAGGTGGAGGTGGAAATGCGGTAGAACATATGGTACGAGAACGTATTGAAGGTGTTGAATTTTTTGCAATTAATACTGATGCTCAAGCTCTAAGAAAAATAGAAGTAGGACAAACTATACAAATAGGAAACAATATAACAAAAGGATTAGGTGCAGGAGCTAATCCAGAAATTGGACGCACTTCAGCAGAAGAAGATAAAGAACTATTAAAATCTGCACTAGACGGTTCCGATATGGTTTTTATAGCAGCTGGAATGGGGGGAGGAACTGGAACTGGAGCTGCTCCTGTAGTAGCAGAGATTGCAAAAGAATTAAGTATTCTAACTGTCGCCGTAGTAACAAAGCCCTTCAATTTTGAAGGAAAGAAAAGAATGATTGTAGCAGAGCAGGGTATCATTGAACTATCAAAATATGTAGACTCCTTGATTACAATCCCCAATGATAAATTATTGAAAGTTCTGAGTCGGGGTATTTCTTTACTTGATGCTTTTAGTGCTGCTAACAATGTTCTAAAAGGAGCTGTACAAGGTATTGCTGAATTGATCACAAGACCTGGTTTGATGAACGTAGATTTTGCTGATGTACGTACTGTGATGGTAGAAATGGGATATGCAATGATGGGTACTGGGATCTCTTCTGGAGAAAATCGTGCAGAAGAAGCTGCAGAAATAGCTATATCTAGTCCTTTACTAGAAGATATAGATTTATCTGGTGCACGCGGTGTATTAGTCAATATTACTGCTGGTTTTGATTTAAAATTAGATGAATTTGAAACAGTCGGAAATACTATTAGATCTTTTGCTTCAGATAATGCAACAGTTGTCATCGGTACTTCTTTAGATCCTGATATGAACGATTCTCTTCGTGTAACAGTTGTTGCTACTGGAATAGGAATGGAAAAAGATTTAGATATTAATTCAACAAAAAATAAATCTTCTAGAGAAACATTAATGGATTATCGTTATCAATATTTAAATACATCTCCAACAAAAATAAATAAACAAATTACAAAAAAAGAAATAAAGAATTCTAAAGAGAAAATTAACAAAGAACCAGAATATTTAGATATTCCATCTTTTCTGCGTAAAAGAGCGGATTAA